GGCGCAACAAATCATCAGTGACCAAAAATTGGATGGTTTCGCGGTTGTTGCGGCGGCCGAATACAAACAGCCCGGCGGGGATGCGAATGCGCGCCTGTATATGCACGAACTGCGCGGCGCACATCCACAATTGCCCATTGCACTAAGCTCTTACCGCTACCCTTCGTATCACAAAGACTTTCCCTGGGAAGCCTTCCTGACCTTTTGCACCTATAATATGCCCCTGGTTTTTTGGGTGCAGGCGCATAACCCTCACACCCAATTGATGCGCAGCTTTCAGGAATTTGATTCCCTGCGCCCGTTTCGACCGGTCATTCCCGTCGGGGCAGCTTTCAGCACCGATATTTGGCAGCCCACCCCGAGCGACGTCCAGGAATTCCTGAATACGGCTCAATCACTCAACCTCAACGCCATCAGCTTTTGGGATTGGGATTCAGCCTCCGGCGAGTTATCCAGCTTATGGCAACCCATCCAAAATACACCCTGGATACTTTCGGAGCTCCCAGCGGATGTGGTTGGCGAGTATATTACCGCCCTCAACACGCATGATGCCCAGGCTGTCAGCGCGCTATACGCTGCGCGTTGTGTGCATGTCAACGCGGCGCGCACGCTGGCGGGCAGAACCGCAATTAAGAATTGGTATGCAGGTTGGTTTGCGGATGGCCGCTCGGCGCTTATCTTTGACTTGATTAATTACCAGAGCGCGGGGAACGTGCGTCATTTCAAGTGGCGGGCTGCTCCTGCGCCCGATGAATTGGCTGCCTCCGGGGGGGGATCCTCACAACCGCACGAAGGGTATTTGCAACTCTTTCAGGGTGTGTTCTACCGAAAACAGCACAACCTGACCCCGCGCGAACACACCACTCACATCACCCTGATTGACCTCGATAACCCCGATATTGACCTGATCGTAACCCCGCGCACGGGGCTGGGCAGCACCACGTCGGATTTTTTGGGACGCTATAACTTGCAGTTGGCCGTAAATGGCGATGAATGGCTCAGTTTGACCGACCCGAAAGGTCTGGCGGTTGCGGAGGGCGATCAATACTCACCTGCATCGCCAGAGCCAACGGTGTATATTTCTCACAACAATCAAATACAAATTGGCGGCTCGCTGCCCCCCAGCCTGTGGGATGCTATTTCAGGCTCGCACACGCTGGTACAAAATGGCCTGATTAGCGCGAAAATACTATCCTGCGCCAAACCAGAATATTGTGAAATCAAAGCCCCGCGAACTGCGATTGGCAAAACTGCCGACAATCAGCTCGTGTTGGTGGTTGTACAAGGCCCCCCGTTGGATTTGCGCAACGCGCTGACGTTGAAAGAGCTGGCCGGGTTGCTCGTCAGTTTGGGCGCGCGCGATGCGATCTGTTTTGATGGTGGCGGGTCCAGCACGCTGGCGGTGGAACAATCTGGGGTAGCAAGTGTGTTCAACTTGCCCAGCGATGGCCCCGAGCGAACTGTGTCGAATCACTTGGGCGTGCGGGCGAAAAAACTGATTTCAGATACCGTAGCGCCATCCGAAGAAGGCAATGATACCTTTGGCCTGCTTAATGGGGAGATTGTATATCACCTTGCAATGACGGTGTAATACGAATGCCTTGAATTTTATTGCGAAATTGCAATAAAATTGAAATAATACTAGCTTGATTTCGCAATGTTAATGCGGTATTATATTGGCGACAAATGCCGGGGTGCCCCCCTCACTTCGGCATTTGTCGCTTAAACAATATAATTGCCCTGGCGAATTCGCCGGGGCTTTTTGTTCTTTGGTGGGAATTGCAATCTTATCTCTCTTTTTGTATACTGGAAGCAGAATGAAGCGGTGTTGTGCGAATGGGTTGATGTTTGGTGTTCTGGTTGGAGAATGCGTGTAGTTTTGGGATTCAAATTAGAAAAAAGGAGGTATGGGATGTATCAGAATATTCTGCTGGCAGTGGATGGATCGGAACACGCACTGAGTGCTGCGCACCTGGCTGGTGAAACGGCGCGGTATCATCAGGCTGCGTTATGGATTGTAGTCGCTTACGAGCCGGTACCATCGTATCTGGGAGAACCTGATTTCCAGCGGGTGGTATCGGCTCGTTTAGAGTACGCAACAGGCATTCTGGATGCAGCTGTTGCCGCGGCGGGCGAAATTGCGGGCGGCGTGGATACCGAGCTTTTGGAAGGCCCCGAAGCTGAGGCAATTTTAAATGTTGCCAATGCGCGCAAGGTTGATCTGATTGTGATGGGGTCGCGTGGCCTGGGACGCCTGACCGGATTCTTTTTGGGCAGTGTTAGCCAGAAGGTTGTTGCTCACGCGCCGTGTCCGGTACTTCTCGTCAAATAGTCTGGTGGTCAGTTTGTCGGGTCTTCGGCTTGATTAGCCTCGCGACCGACTGGCGACTTGACGATAAGACTAATGGATTGATTAGGCTAAACTCTCCGCGCGCTGAAATTCTTCGGGCGTATTGACATTCATGAAGGCCAGCCCGCGCGGGTCAAGTGGGTGCAGAATATCTTCGGGCACTTCGTGAATCTGGGCGTTTTTGTGCCAGGCGATCATACGCCATTGATTAGTGTCAATCGCGGCTTTGACAGCGGGTAAACAGGTTGCGCGGCGGTAGACAGCGTGCAGCGGCTCCAGGCCGTACTCAGTGCGCGGAATGGCGGCGTCGGCAGGGGTGATGAGCAGCAAGTCGCGGCAGGCGGCTAAAATAGCTGCGTTGGCGAAGGGCAGATCGCAGGCCACAATCGCTACGAGATCGCCGCGCGCCGCGCACAGGGCGGTGTACAGCCCACCGAGCGCGCCCCTTTCGGGGATGATGTCTGGGATGAGGGGAATCTCCAGGTAACGGAACCCAGCCGGAGTGTTGGTGGTGATCAGCGTCTCATCGGCCAGATATTTCACTCTCTCCAGGACGCGCTCAATCAGCGGCCTGCCCGAAAAAGATAGCAGGGCTTTCTCTTGCCCCATGCGGCTGGATTGGCCGCCTGCTTGAATGACGAGAGATAACATGGGGTGATTATATCTTTATTTCACCACGATACCCAGTGAGCATAGGCGGCAAGGGCAACAAGGCAATAAAAACTTCGTGTCCTTTCCCGTCTCGCACCGACGTGCTCGCAGCACAAACGGTGTGCCTTTGTAGTGAAGGAATTATGTATAATACCTGTATGAACACCGTCGCTGAAAAACTGGATGCTCTGACGCGCCCCGGCAAATTATATGAGCAGCTTGAAGATCGTGCCGTGCGCTGCTACGCCTGCGGGCATCGCTGCCTGATCCGTGAGGGGCGGCGCGGGGTGTGCCAGGTGCGTTTCAATCAGGGCGGCGAGTTGCGCGTGCCGTGGGGCTATGTGGCCGGGCTGCAAGTAGACCCAGTGGAGAAGAAACCTTTTTATCATTTGCTAGCGGGGGAAGATGCGCTCAGTTTTGGGATGCTGGGCTGTGATTTCCATTGTGGTTATTGCCAGAATTGGCTTAGTTCGCAGACATTGCGCGATCCGACATCGGACGTTTCGGAGCGCTATATCCGCCAGATTACGCCGCAACAGTTGGTCGATTATGGCCTGCGCGGCGGTGCGGCGATTGTCGCTTCGACATATAATGAGCCGTTGATTACCTCGGAGTGGGCCGTGGCAATTTTCAAGCTGGCGCAAGTCGCGGGGATGAAGTGTATCTACGTCTCAAATGGTAATGCCACGCCTGAAGTATTTGATTACCTGCGCCCGTATCTGACCGGCTACAAGATTGATTTGAAGACCATGCAGGACCAACAGTATCGGCGGCTGGGTGGGGTGTTGCAGCACGTGCTGGACAGCATCCGGCGGGCGCATGATCTGGGCCTGTGGGTAGAGGTGGTTACGCTGGTGGTGCCCGGCTTCAATGACAGCACCGACGAGTTGATGGACATGGCGCGTTTTGTGCGCTCGGTGTCGGCGGATATTCCCTGGCATGTTTCGGCGTTCCACCCCGATTACAAGATGACCGAGCCGGGGCGTACGCCCGTAGAAACGCTGCATCGGGCGGGCGAAATTGGGCAGGAGGCCGGGCTGCGTTATGTTTACGCCGGGAATGTGGCCGGGCAGTTGGATGCGTACGCGCATACGCGTTGTCACGCGTGCAATAAGGTGCTGATTGAGCGTTACGGCTATGTCATTCGCGGTTATCGCATATCCGCAGAAGGTACATGCCCGGACTGCGGCACAAAAATCCCTGGTGTATGGACTCAGCATCCGGAGCGAGTGCGCCTGGGCGGGCCGGGCTTTCCGCGCAGATTGTAGCGATTTTTCACCACGAAGACACGAAGTAAAACAGAAGTTATTCTTTGAGTCTTCGTGCCTTTGTGGTAAATTTTCTTGTAGACATGTGATAATTTCAATTGAGGAGTACCCCATGCCCCACGAAAGTTACAAAAAATGGGCCGAGCGTCTCGATGCGCTGCCCAACGGCTACCCCCCCACCGAAGACGGCGCCGAATTGCGTCTGNNNNNNNNNNNNNNNNNNNNNNNNNNNNNNNNNNNNNNNNNNNNNNNNNNNNNNNNNNNNNNNNNNNNNNNNNNNNNNNNNNNNNNNNNNNNNNNNNNNNTGCGTCTGACGCTGGAAACGCCGCAGCAGATCGCCGCGCGTTTAGGTGGCGATGTTAAAACGACCAAGAATATGCTCAAAACGATGTTGCGTAAAGGGCTTATTAACGCGGGTCGAGCAGAAGGCGGTTTTGGCTATGGCCTGCTGCCCTTCGTGGTGGGTATTTACGAGATGCAAATTGGCCGAATTGATGCGCAATTGGCGCAGCTTTTCGAAGACTATTACCAACGTGCGTATAGCCGCGTGCTGGCGGTCGAGCCTGCCGTGCATCGTGTCATTCCCGTCAATCAAACCGTCAAGGTGGATATGGAAGTGCATCCCTTCGAGAGTGCCACTGGCATTGTCGATTCGGCCAACGCCTGGGGTGTGATGGATTGCATTTGCCGCAAGCAAAAAGACCTGATCGGCGACCCCTGTTCACACCCCATCGAAGATACATGCATGATCTTCAGCAAACGCCCCGGCGCGTTTGATGGCAACGAAGTTGTCCGCGCCCTTACGCAAGAAGAAGCCCACACCACGCTCAAACGCGCCGCCGATGCCGGGCTGGTGCACTCGGTCAGCAATACGCAAGAGGGCCTGCACTACGTTTGCAATTGCTGCACCTGTTCGTGCGGCGTGCTGCGCGGCATGGCCGAGATGGGGATGGCTAACGTTGTGGCGCGTTCGGCATTCCTTAACCAGGTTGACCCTGATCTTTGTCAGGGCTGCGAAACTTGTGTGGATTATTGTCAATTTGATGCTTTAGCAATGGGGGAAGAATTTGTGATGGAAGTTAGCGGATTGCGTTGTGTGGGCTGTGGTGTGTGTGTGCCGGCCTGCCCAGACGAGGCCCTGGTGTTGGTGCGCCGACCCGAAGATGAACTACGCCCGGTGCCGCCGCGCGAATCCGACTGGATGAGTGAAC
The window above is part of the Chloroflexota bacterium genome. Proteins encoded here:
- a CDS encoding 4Fe-4S binding protein produces the protein RLTLETPQQIAARLGGDVKTTKNMLKTMLRKGLINAGRAEGGFGYGLLPFVVGIYEMQIGRIDAQLAQLFEDYYQRAYSRVLAVEPAVHRVIPVNQTVKVDMEVHPFESATGIVDSANAWGVMDCICRKQKDLIGDPCSHPIEDTCMIFSKRPGAFDGNEVVRALTQEEAHTTLKRAADAGLVHSVSNTQEGLHYVCNCCTCSCGVLRGMAEMGMANVVARSAFLNQVDPDLCQGCETCVDYCQFDALAMGEEFVMEVSGLRCVGCGVCVPACPDEALVLVRRPEDELRPVPPRESDWMSERAVARGLDLTEVL
- a CDS encoding universal stress protein, which gives rise to MYQNILLAVDGSEHALSAAHLAGETARYHQAALWIVVAYEPVPSYLGEPDFQRVVSARLEYATGILDAAVAAAGEIAGGVDTELLEGPEAEAILNVANARKVDLIVMGSRGLGRLTGFFLGSVSQKVVAHAPCPVLLVK
- a CDS encoding molybdenum cofactor guanylyltransferase — protein: MLSLVIQAGGQSSRMGQEKALLSFSGRPLIERVLERVKYLADETLITTNTPAGFRYLEIPLIPDIIPERGALGGLYTALCAARGDLVAIVACDLPFANAAILAACRDLLLITPADAAIPRTEYGLEPLHAVYRRATCLPAVKAAIDTNQWRMIAWHKNAQIHEVPEDILHPLDPRGLAFMNVNTPEEFQRAESLA
- the amrS gene encoding AmmeMemoRadiSam system radical SAM enzyme is translated as MNTVAEKLDALTRPGKLYEQLEDRAVRCYACGHRCLIREGRRGVCQVRFNQGGELRVPWGYVAGLQVDPVEKKPFYHLLAGEDALSFGMLGCDFHCGYCQNWLSSQTLRDPTSDVSERYIRQITPQQLVDYGLRGGAAIVASTYNEPLITSEWAVAIFKLAQVAGMKCIYVSNGNATPEVFDYLRPYLTGYKIDLKTMQDQQYRRLGGVLQHVLDSIRRAHDLGLWVEVVTLVVPGFNDSTDELMDMARFVRSVSADIPWHVSAFHPDYKMTEPGRTPVETLHRAGEIGQEAGLRYVYAGNVAGQLDAYAHTRCHACNKVLIERYGYVIRGYRISAEGTCPDCGTKIPGVWTQHPERVRLGGPGFPRRL